Proteins encoded within one genomic window of Schaalia sp. HMT-172:
- the rsmI gene encoding 16S rRNA (cytidine(1402)-2'-O)-methyltransferase: MDAATDLNRPAESAQASSPNPQRGSEPYRQPGGSILLAATPIGDVRDASPRVVEALQGADIVAAEDTRRALALASRLGITLGGRLVALHDHNEAAKAAGIVEAAQGGARVVFVSDAGMPTVSDPGFRLARAAIDADVPLSVLPGPSAPLVALALSGLPSDRFAFEGFLPRKDGEATRYLQDLATDPHTLIFFESPRRAAATLARMTEVFGAQRPAALCRELTKDYEEVRRGTLGELAEDAGDVLGEVTIVVAGYEHSARAEDHVGAVLALAAEGMRLKDAAAEVAAATGARKNDLYKAALAAK; the protein is encoded by the coding sequence ATGGACGCCGCAACCGACCTGAACCGACCCGCTGAGAGTGCCCAGGCCTCGTCCCCGAATCCGCAGCGCGGAAGCGAACCCTACCGTCAGCCGGGAGGGTCGATCCTGCTGGCCGCCACCCCCATCGGGGACGTGCGCGACGCCTCCCCGCGCGTCGTCGAAGCCTTGCAAGGGGCAGACATCGTTGCCGCCGAGGACACGCGACGCGCCCTCGCTCTGGCCTCGCGCCTGGGCATCACGCTGGGTGGGCGCCTGGTTGCCCTGCACGACCACAACGAGGCCGCCAAAGCCGCCGGCATCGTCGAGGCCGCCCAGGGCGGGGCGCGCGTCGTCTTCGTCTCCGACGCGGGCATGCCCACCGTCTCCGACCCGGGCTTCCGTCTGGCGCGCGCCGCCATCGACGCCGACGTCCCCCTATCCGTCCTGCCCGGGCCCTCCGCCCCCCTCGTCGCGCTCGCCCTGTCCGGCCTGCCCTCCGACCGCTTCGCTTTCGAGGGGTTCCTGCCGCGCAAGGACGGGGAGGCCACGCGCTACCTGCAGGACCTGGCCACCGACCCGCACACGCTCATCTTCTTCGAGTCGCCCAGGCGCGCCGCCGCCACACTCGCGCGCATGACCGAGGTCTTCGGGGCGCAGCGCCCCGCCGCGCTGTGCCGCGAGCTCACCAAGGACTACGAAGAGGTGCGCCGCGGCACGCTGGGAGAGCTCGCGGAGGACGCGGGCGACGTGCTCGGCGAGGTGACGATCGTCGTCGCCGGGTACGAGCACAGCGCGCGCGCCGAAGACCACGTCGGCGCGGTCCTGGCGCTCGCGGCGGAAGGAATGCGCCTCAAAGACGCCGCAGCCGAGGTGGCCGCGGCGACGGGCGCGCGCAAGAACGACCTCTACAAGGCCGCGCTTGCCGCGAAGTAA
- a CDS encoding isochorismatase family protein, with translation MPRALIIVDVQPTFCEGGALPVTGGNAVAEAVAAYVDAHRDEYQLIVTTQDWHIDPGAHFSETPDFVDTWPPHGVAGTAEAELHPALANVNADVTVKKGQYKAAYSGFEGTTEDGKTLEEALRDAGITEVDVVGLAESHCVACTAVDAVHAGFPTRVLRELTAPVTEELGAQAREWMTSEHVEIV, from the coding sequence ATGCCCCGCGCACTCATTATCGTCGACGTTCAGCCCACGTTCTGCGAAGGGGGTGCCCTCCCGGTGACGGGCGGTAACGCCGTCGCCGAGGCCGTGGCCGCCTACGTGGACGCGCACCGCGACGAGTACCAGCTGATCGTCACCACGCAGGATTGGCATATCGATCCGGGCGCTCACTTCTCCGAGACGCCGGATTTCGTGGACACGTGGCCGCCGCACGGCGTGGCGGGCACGGCAGAGGCCGAGCTGCACCCGGCGCTCGCGAACGTCAACGCGGACGTGACGGTCAAGAAGGGCCAGTACAAGGCCGCCTACTCGGGCTTCGAGGGAACGACCGAGGATGGCAAGACGCTGGAGGAGGCGCTGCGCGACGCTGGCATCACCGAGGTGGACGTCGTGGGGTTGGCCGAGTCGCACTGCGTCGCGTGCACGGCCGTGGATGCCGTTCACGCCGGGTTCCCGACGCGCGTCCTGCGTGAGCTGACCGCCCCCGTCACCGAGGAGCTGGGCGCGCAGGCCCGCGAGTGGATGACGTCGGAGCACGTCGAGATCGTCTGA
- the metG gene encoding methionine--tRNA ligase, producing the protein MSRILSAVAWPYANGPRHIGHVAGFGVPSDVFSRYMRMAGHDVLMVSGTDEHGTPILVAADGAGMSARELADRNNRLIVEDLVALGLSYDLFTRTTAGNHYRVVQDMFATVRDNGYMIEQVTRAAISPSTGRTLPDRYIEGTCPICGAEGARGDQCDNCGNQMDPTELINPHSRINGETPNFVESVHYFLDLPALADALSAWLDEREQSGTWRPNVIKFSKNFLEDIRPRAMTRDIDWGIPVPGWEDQPTKRLYVWFDAVIGYLSASIEWARRTGDPEAWRQWWNDPEALSYYFMGKDNIVFHSQIWPAEMLGYNGQGSKGGTPGDLGVLNLPTEVVSSEFLTMEGKKFSSSHGIVIYVRDFLSRYQADALRYFISAAGPETSDSDFTWAEFVRRTNGELVAGWGNLVNRTASMIAKKFGEIPTPGELQDIDRALLDAVEAGFATVGNLIRHHRQKAALSEAMRLVGEANKYVTDTEPFKLKAPEQRERLATVLWSLAQAVADLNLMLSPFLPHAANDIDRVMGGEGAIAPMPHIEEVEELDPQVLPADFEGRAGYPIITGDYTHVPTWERHPITPGTPIAKPTPVFVKLDEAIVEEELARYADVHPDDVTGA; encoded by the coding sequence ATGAGTCGCATTCTGTCCGCCGTCGCATGGCCCTACGCCAACGGCCCCCGTCATATTGGCCACGTTGCGGGATTCGGTGTCCCCTCCGACGTCTTCTCCCGGTACATGCGAATGGCCGGCCACGACGTCCTCATGGTCTCCGGCACCGACGAGCATGGAACCCCGATCCTGGTGGCCGCCGACGGCGCGGGCATGAGCGCCCGCGAACTCGCAGACCGCAACAACCGACTGATCGTCGAGGACCTCGTGGCGCTCGGCCTGTCCTACGACCTCTTCACCCGCACGACCGCCGGCAACCACTACCGCGTCGTCCAGGACATGTTCGCCACCGTGCGCGACAACGGCTACATGATCGAGCAGGTCACGCGCGCCGCCATCTCTCCGTCCACCGGCCGCACCCTGCCCGACCGCTACATCGAAGGCACCTGTCCGATCTGTGGCGCCGAGGGCGCGCGCGGCGACCAGTGCGACAACTGCGGCAACCAGATGGACCCGACCGAGCTCATCAACCCGCACTCGCGCATCAACGGCGAGACCCCCAACTTCGTGGAGTCCGTCCACTACTTCCTGGACCTGCCCGCCCTGGCCGACGCCCTGTCAGCCTGGCTCGACGAGCGCGAACAGTCGGGCACGTGGCGCCCCAACGTCATCAAGTTCTCCAAGAACTTCCTGGAGGACATCCGCCCCCGCGCGATGACGCGTGACATCGACTGGGGTATCCCGGTGCCCGGCTGGGAGGACCAGCCCACCAAGCGCCTGTACGTGTGGTTCGACGCCGTCATCGGCTACCTGAGCGCCTCCATCGAGTGGGCGCGCCGCACCGGCGACCCCGAGGCGTGGCGCCAGTGGTGGAACGACCCCGAGGCCCTGTCTTACTACTTCATGGGCAAGGACAACATCGTCTTCCACTCCCAGATCTGGCCCGCCGAAATGCTTGGCTACAACGGCCAGGGCTCCAAGGGCGGCACCCCCGGTGACCTCGGCGTCCTCAACCTGCCCACCGAGGTCGTCTCCTCCGAGTTCCTCACGATGGAGGGCAAGAAGTTCTCCTCCTCGCACGGCATCGTCATCTACGTGCGCGACTTCCTCTCGCGCTACCAGGCCGACGCCCTGCGCTACTTCATCAGCGCGGCCGGCCCCGAGACCTCGGACTCCGACTTCACGTGGGCCGAGTTCGTGCGTCGCACCAACGGCGAGCTCGTCGCCGGCTGGGGCAACCTGGTCAACCGCACGGCCTCCATGATCGCCAAGAAGTTCGGCGAGATCCCCACCCCCGGTGAGCTGCAGGACATCGACCGCGCCCTCCTGGACGCCGTCGAGGCCGGTTTTGCCACCGTCGGCAACCTCATCCGCCACCACCGCCAGAAGGCGGCGCTGTCCGAGGCCATGCGCCTGGTGGGCGAGGCCAACAAGTACGTGACCGACACCGAGCCCTTCAAGCTCAAGGCCCCCGAGCAGCGTGAGCGCCTCGCCACTGTCCTGTGGTCCCTCGCCCAGGCCGTCGCGGACCTCAACCTCATGCTCTCCCCGTTCCTGCCCCACGCGGCCAACGACATCGACCGCGTCATGGGCGGCGAGGGCGCGATCGCGCCCATGCCCCATATCGAGGAGGTCGAAGAGCTCGACCCGCAGGTCCTGCCCGCCGACTTCGAGGGGCGCGCCGGTTACCCGATCATCACCGGCGACTACACGCACGTTCCCACCTGGGAGCGCCACCCGATCACGCCCGGCACCCCGATCGCCAAGCCCACGCCGGTCTTCGTCAAGCTTGACGAAGCGATCGTCGAGGAGGAGCTTGCCCGCTACGCGGACGTTCACCCCGACGACGTCACGGGGGCCTAA
- a CDS encoding glycoside hydrolase family 32 protein — MAEDFLASALAAEASSRAPHDPDYPLFHVAPPVGRLNDPNGLIEVDGTYHAFFQYTPEHPRKLVYWGHATSRDLTRWDYHAPAILPDARQDRNGAYSGTAIEVGDHVELWYTGNYKDAETGEREATQCVVTTTDMVTFDKQVPPVIGRQPDGYTAHFRDPQVWRDADGSYRMLLGVQRENLTGAALLYRSSDLRAWECEGEMTFPDAGGAFDAFGYMWECPNLVRLTDEQTGRAHDVLIFCPQGISPKREGFENVFPCVAVVGELVGTELRGADGSFEELDRGTEFYAPQIMARSASTPPALPTLLFGWAGNASEDDQPSIETGGWVHCFTAPRALSLRGGRVIARPYLPGLPLAPATLEGAPGDEAGARVVELVGSRSWRLSFDASYEGALSVRIGEESGLSVTLEDGRLTVDLSGTRYPHGGRRVVTLDAGEARRVEILHDRSITEIYLGDGSRVFTTRTFLRGEGAGVALSGAASVTNVSAARAD, encoded by the coding sequence ATGGCCGAAGATTTTCTCGCGTCCGCCCTCGCTGCCGAGGCCTCGTCGCGCGCCCCTCACGATCCCGACTACCCGCTCTTCCACGTCGCGCCCCCGGTGGGCCGGCTGAACGACCCGAACGGCCTCATTGAGGTCGACGGGACGTACCACGCCTTCTTCCAGTACACGCCCGAGCATCCGCGCAAGCTCGTCTACTGGGGCCACGCCACCTCGCGTGACCTGACCCGCTGGGACTATCACGCCCCCGCGATCCTGCCCGATGCCCGCCAGGACCGTAACGGCGCCTACTCGGGCACCGCCATCGAGGTCGGCGATCACGTCGAGCTGTGGTACACCGGTAACTACAAGGACGCCGAGACGGGGGAGCGCGAGGCCACCCAGTGCGTCGTCACGACGACCGACATGGTCACCTTCGACAAGCAGGTGCCCCCGGTCATCGGCCGCCAGCCGGACGGCTACACCGCGCACTTCCGCGACCCTCAGGTGTGGCGCGACGCGGACGGCTCCTACCGGATGCTGCTGGGCGTCCAGCGCGAGAACCTCACGGGCGCGGCCCTGCTCTACCGCTCGTCCGACCTGCGCGCGTGGGAGTGCGAGGGTGAGATGACCTTCCCCGACGCCGGCGGCGCCTTCGACGCCTTCGGCTACATGTGGGAGTGCCCCAACCTGGTGCGCCTGACGGACGAGCAGACCGGCCGAGCTCACGACGTGTTGATTTTCTGCCCGCAGGGTATCTCGCCGAAGCGCGAAGGCTTCGAAAACGTCTTCCCGTGCGTCGCCGTCGTCGGTGAGCTCGTCGGAACCGAGCTGCGGGGCGCCGACGGCTCCTTCGAGGAGCTCGACCGCGGCACCGAGTTCTACGCGCCCCAGATCATGGCGCGCTCCGCCTCCACGCCGCCGGCGTTGCCGACCCTCCTCTTCGGGTGGGCAGGCAACGCGAGCGAGGACGACCAGCCCTCCATCGAGACCGGCGGCTGGGTACACTGCTTCACCGCCCCGCGCGCCCTGAGCCTGCGCGGCGGCCGCGTCATCGCCCGCCCCTACCTGCCGGGCCTGCCACTGGCACCCGCCACGCTCGAGGGCGCTCCCGGGGACGAGGCCGGGGCCCGCGTGGTCGAGCTCGTCGGCTCGCGCTCGTGGCGGCTGTCCTTCGACGCCTCCTACGAGGGGGCCCTGTCCGTGCGCATCGGCGAGGAGTCGGGCCTGTCGGTCACTCTTGAAGATGGACGCCTCACCGTCGACCTGAGCGGCACTCGCTACCCCCACGGCGGCCGCCGCGTCGTCACCCTGGACGCGGGGGAGGCGCGCCGCGTGGAGATCCTGCACGACCGCTCGATCACCGAGATCTACCTGGGCGACGGCTCGCGCGTCTTCACGACCCGCACCTTCCTGCGCGGCGAGGGCGCCGGAGTGGCGCTCTCGGGTGCCGCCTCCGTGACGAACGTGAGCGCCGCGCGCGCCGACTGA
- a CDS encoding sucrose-specific PTS transporter subunit IIBC — protein MDHAKVAGEVVEAVGGASNISAAAHCATRLRLVIADESKINQQALDDNEDLKGTFAAGGMFQIIVGPGDVDQVYDYMVANHGVREVSKDEAKEEAEAGGNIFSRFVKMIADIFVPVLPALIAGGLLMALHSVLTAKGLFGAESVIKMFPVMTDYDALINLVSSAAFASLPVLVGFSAAKRFGGNTYLGAAMGAAMVSPSLLSAYSMTDAAAAAKFWAYTDQSSVWNLFGLEVTKVGYQAMVIPTLVVTWIMCLIEKSLHKVLKGTADFLLTPLITLLITGFLAFVVVGPVTRELSNYLTYGINWAYTTLGVFGGLIFGFFYSAIVVTGLHQSFPAIEIPLLPSNGGVGDFIFPIASMANVAQGAAALAVFFKTRDAKLKGLAGAGGVSAVFGITEPAIFGVNLRLRWPFYCAMVAAAIGSGGVALLDVRGQALGAAGFVGFVSIVPKSIPAYLALEVLVFVLSFGFTFAYAMTRGKADMQGRAPAKKEAVVAAAVAAPAGGAAPAAAPAAVPSFSDEAKADLSITSPLAGTVVPLEQVKDESFAKGMLGPGIGIEPADGLVVAPFDGTVTVAFPTGHAYGLKSASGVQVLIHVGMDTVKLDGKGFTPRVAKGDVVRRGDVLAEVDLDVIRAAGYETITPVVVTNKKKFGAVTPLASGQIQRGDQLLEVAPKEA, from the coding sequence ATGGATCACGCCAAGGTGGCAGGGGAGGTCGTCGAAGCAGTCGGCGGAGCCTCCAACATCAGCGCAGCGGCTCACTGCGCAACCCGTCTCCGTCTGGTGATCGCGGACGAGTCCAAGATCAACCAGCAAGCCCTCGACGACAACGAAGACCTGAAGGGGACGTTCGCCGCCGGCGGCATGTTCCAGATCATCGTCGGCCCCGGCGACGTCGACCAGGTCTACGACTACATGGTTGCAAACCACGGCGTGCGCGAGGTCTCCAAGGACGAGGCCAAGGAAGAGGCCGAGGCCGGCGGCAATATCTTCTCCCGCTTCGTGAAGATGATCGCGGACATCTTCGTCCCGGTCCTCCCGGCCCTGATCGCCGGCGGTCTTCTCATGGCCCTCCACTCGGTGCTCACGGCCAAGGGCCTCTTCGGCGCGGAGTCCGTTATTAAGATGTTCCCGGTGATGACCGACTACGACGCGCTCATCAACCTGGTGTCCTCCGCGGCCTTCGCCTCCTTGCCCGTGCTCGTCGGCTTCTCCGCCGCCAAGCGCTTCGGCGGCAACACCTATCTGGGCGCCGCGATGGGCGCCGCCATGGTGTCGCCCTCGCTGCTGTCCGCCTACTCCATGACGGACGCGGCGGCCGCCGCCAAGTTCTGGGCGTACACCGACCAGTCCTCCGTGTGGAATCTCTTTGGCCTCGAGGTCACCAAGGTCGGCTACCAGGCGATGGTCATCCCCACCCTGGTCGTCACCTGGATCATGTGCCTCATCGAGAAGAGCCTCCACAAGGTTCTCAAGGGCACCGCGGACTTCCTGCTCACCCCGCTCATCACGCTGCTGATCACCGGCTTCCTGGCCTTCGTCGTCGTCGGCCCCGTGACCCGCGAGCTCTCCAACTACCTGACCTACGGCATCAACTGGGCGTACACGACCCTCGGCGTCTTCGGCGGCCTCATCTTCGGCTTCTTCTACAGCGCCATCGTGGTGACCGGCCTGCACCAGTCGTTCCCGGCCATCGAGATCCCGCTGCTGCCCTCCAACGGCGGCGTCGGCGACTTCATCTTCCCGATCGCCTCCATGGCGAACGTCGCGCAGGGCGCGGCCGCCCTGGCCGTCTTCTTCAAGACCCGCGACGCCAAGCTCAAGGGCCTGGCCGGTGCCGGTGGCGTGTCCGCCGTCTTCGGCATCACGGAGCCCGCGATCTTCGGCGTCAACCTGCGCCTGCGCTGGCCCTTCTACTGCGCCATGGTGGCGGCGGCCATCGGCTCTGGGGGTGTCGCCCTGCTGGACGTGCGCGGTCAGGCCCTGGGTGCCGCGGGCTTCGTCGGCTTCGTGTCGATCGTCCCCAAGTCGATCCCCGCCTACCTGGCCCTCGAGGTCCTCGTCTTCGTCCTGTCCTTCGGCTTCACCTTCGCCTACGCCATGACGCGCGGCAAGGCCGACATGCAGGGCCGCGCGCCCGCGAAGAAGGAGGCCGTCGTGGCCGCCGCTGTCGCGGCTCCCGCTGGTGGTGCGGCTCCTGCCGCCGCGCCCGCCGCGGTTCCGTCCTTCTCTGACGAGGCCAAGGCTGATCTCTCCATCACCTCGCCCCTCGCGGGCACCGTGGTTCCGCTGGAGCAGGTCAAGGACGAGTCCTTCGCCAAGGGCATGCTCGGCCCCGGCATCGGTATCGAGCCCGCCGACGGCCTGGTCGTCGCTCCCTTCGATGGCACCGTGACCGTCGCCTTCCCGACAGGCCACGCCTACGGCCTGAAGTCCGCTTCCGGCGTCCAGGTCCTCATCCACGTCGGCATGGACACCGTCAAGCTGGACGGCAAGGGCTTCACGCCCCGCGTCGCCAAGGGTGACGTCGTGCGCCGCGGCGACGTGCTCGCCGAAGTCGACCTCGACGTGATCCGCGCCGCCGGCTACGAGACCATCACGCCCGTCGTCGTGACGAACAAGAAGAAGTTCGGCGCTGTCACGCCGCTCGCGAGCGGGCAGATTCAGCGCGGCGACCAGCTGCTCGAGGTGGCTCCTAAGGAGGCCTGA